In Archangium violaceum, the following are encoded in one genomic region:
- a CDS encoding arsenic transporter: protein MGKTTIAAALARAAVASGRRVLLAEVEVSSDEQNGPSPLATLAGARAPGPRVTEVSRGLSFVRLSPIEGQRLFLQDVLPLRVMADAAMRTRALRRFLEAAPALREMGVLYQMLHLLRSTRPDGSPLHTLTILDLPATGHALALAALPDALLSVMPGGPVGRAVREGLSLLRDPALTGALLVTLPEPLPVSETLELATAIQRHRIPITAGVLNRMPDNPFSPDGRAAVERLLDEHGPHRGQRALAQLDRARAAEARLAGNLAAPLFTVPELPAVGTELVERLATHFTRSVVPPERSTGSAGARP, encoded by the coding sequence GTGGGAAAGACAACCATCGCGGCGGCGCTCGCGCGCGCGGCGGTGGCCTCGGGCCGGCGGGTGCTGCTGGCCGAGGTGGAAGTGTCTTCCGACGAGCAGAATGGCCCCTCCCCCCTCGCCACGCTGGCGGGCGCACGAGCGCCCGGCCCGCGCGTCACCGAGGTGTCCAGGGGCCTGTCCTTCGTCCGCCTGTCCCCCATCGAGGGCCAGCGCCTCTTCCTGCAGGACGTGCTGCCCCTGCGCGTCATGGCGGACGCGGCCATGCGCACCCGCGCCCTGCGCCGCTTCCTCGAGGCCGCGCCCGCGCTCCGGGAGATGGGCGTCCTCTACCAGATGCTGCACCTGCTGCGCAGCACCCGCCCGGATGGGAGCCCCCTGCACACGCTCACCATCCTGGACCTGCCGGCCACCGGCCATGCGCTGGCGCTCGCGGCGCTGCCGGACGCGCTGCTGTCCGTCATGCCCGGTGGGCCCGTGGGCCGCGCGGTGCGCGAGGGGTTGAGCCTCTTGAGGGACCCCGCCCTCACCGGTGCGCTGCTCGTCACCCTGCCCGAGCCGCTGCCCGTCAGTGAGACGCTGGAGCTGGCCACCGCCATCCAGCGCCACCGCATCCCCATCACCGCGGGCGTGCTCAACCGCATGCCGGACAATCCCTTCTCACCGGATGGCCGCGCCGCCGTGGAGCGGCTGCTGGACGAGCACGGGCCCCACCGCGGCCAGCGCGCCCTGGCGCAGCTGGACCGGGCGCGCGCCGCCGAGGCCCGGCTGGCGGGCAACCTCGCCGCGCCCCTCTTCACCGTGCCCGAGCTGCCCGCGGTGGGGACGGAGCTGGTGGAGCGGCTCGCCACGCACTTCACCCGTAGCGTCGTCCCCCCTGAGCGCTCCACCGGGAGCGCCGGAGCCCGGCCATGA
- a CDS encoding ArsA family ATPase, which translates to MNLRSLLREKRVVVLCGAGGVGKTTTAAALGVAAARAGRKVLVLTIDPARRLAEAMGLSEGGAEPTPIPPERLFAGGEPGPGRLDVWMLDPRIVFERFVRRLSATPEAARTIIENRLYRFLSDLVAGMQEYAAAEALDNFLDEGRYELVVLDTPPSRHALDFLEAPGRLARFLDDRIVSLFLPEEKGRGGRLWRKTSQLLGNVLGTIFGDGFTQEMRTFLGAFSGLFAGIRLRADRLRSRLSSPDAAFLLVTSPESASLEEASFFRDMLREKGLPFAGYVLNRSWAREDGLEAPEALLRHVEEGGAASDGVKALIGLAAQERARAEAHRGLLQRLAEKLPAGAVAVAAPEAGGELEDFGGLVRLGDALATS; encoded by the coding sequence ATGAACCTGCGGTCCCTGCTGCGAGAGAAGCGCGTCGTCGTGCTGTGTGGCGCCGGTGGCGTGGGGAAGACGACGACGGCGGCGGCCCTGGGCGTGGCCGCGGCGCGCGCGGGCCGCAAGGTGCTGGTGCTCACCATCGACCCGGCGCGGCGGCTCGCCGAGGCCATGGGCCTGTCCGAGGGCGGCGCGGAGCCCACCCCCATTCCCCCCGAGCGCCTCTTCGCGGGCGGCGAGCCCGGCCCGGGCCGGCTGGACGTGTGGATGTTGGATCCGCGCATCGTCTTCGAGCGCTTCGTGCGGCGGTTGTCGGCCACACCCGAGGCGGCGCGCACCATCATCGAGAACCGCCTCTACCGCTTCCTGTCGGACCTGGTGGCGGGCATGCAGGAGTACGCGGCGGCCGAGGCGCTGGACAACTTCCTGGACGAGGGCCGCTACGAGCTCGTCGTCCTGGACACGCCGCCGAGCCGCCACGCGCTGGACTTCCTGGAGGCCCCGGGGCGGCTGGCGCGCTTCCTGGATGACCGCATCGTCTCGCTCTTCCTCCCGGAGGAGAAGGGGCGCGGGGGGCGGCTGTGGCGCAAGACGTCGCAGCTGCTGGGCAACGTGCTGGGCACCATCTTCGGCGATGGCTTCACCCAGGAGATGCGCACCTTCCTGGGGGCCTTCAGCGGGCTGTTCGCGGGCATCCGGCTGAGGGCGGATCGGCTGCGCTCGCGGCTGTCCTCGCCGGACGCGGCCTTCCTGCTGGTGACATCGCCGGAGTCGGCCTCGCTGGAGGAGGCGTCCTTCTTCCGGGACATGCTGCGCGAGAAGGGGCTGCCCTTCGCCGGCTACGTGCTCAACCGGAGCTGGGCACGCGAGGACGGGCTGGAGGCTCCCGAGGCGCTGCTGCGGCACGTGGAGGAGGGAGGCGCCGCGAGTGACGGGGTGAAGGCGCTCATCGGTCTGGCCGCGCAGGAGCGCGCCCGTGCCGAGGCCCACCGCGGACTGCTCCAACGGCTGGCGGAGAAGCTGCCCGCGGGCGCGGTGGCGGTGGCCGCGCCCGAGGCCGGTGGCGAGCTGGAGGACTTCGGCGGCCTGGTGCGGCTGGGCGACGCGCTCGCCACTTCGTGA